The Malus domestica chromosome 10, GDT2T_hap1 genome contains a region encoding:
- the LOC103444918 gene encoding probable aquaporin PIP2-8: MSKEVIEEGQARHHGKDYVDPPPAPLFDTDELKRWSFYRALIAEFIATLLFLYVTVATVIGHKSSPGDCGGVGLLGIAWAFGGMIFVLVYCTAGISGGHINPAVTFGLFLARKVSLIRAVAYIVAQCLGAIAGVGLVKAFQKHNYNSLGGGANSVAPGYNKGTALGAEIIGTFVLVYTVFSATDPKRSARDSHVPVLAPLPIGFAVFVVHLATIPITGTGINPARSFGAAVIYNNEKVWDDHWIFWVGPFVGALAAAAYHQYILRAAAIKALGSFRSNPTH, from the exons ATGTCTAAGGAAGTAATCGAGGAGGGACAGGCCCGCCACCATGGGAAGGACTACGTCGACCCACCGCCAGCTCCTCTCTTTGACACGGACGAGCTCAAGCGCTGGTCCTTCTATAGGGCCCTCATCGCCGAGTTCATCGCCACTCTCCTCTTCCTCTACGTCACCGTAGCCACCGTCATCGGCCACAAGTCCTCACCCGGCGACTGCGGCGGCGTTGGCCTTCTGGGCATCGCCTGGGCCTTCGGCGGCATGATTTTCGTCCTCGTCTACTGCACCGCCGGAATCTCTG GTGGCCACATTAACCCAGCCGTGACTTTTGGTCTTTTCTTGGCCCGCAAGGTCTCCCTGATCAGAGCCGTGGCTTACATCGTTGCCCAGTGCTTGGGAGCCATCGCAGGCGTTGGGCTGGTCAAGGCCTTCCAGAAGCACAACTACAACTCCCTCGGCGGCGGCGCCAACTCCGTGGCTCCTGGCTACAACAAGGGCACTGCTCTGGGTGCTGAGATCATCGGCACCTTCGTGCTCGTTTACACCGTCTTCTCAGCCACCGACCCCAAGAGGAGCGCACGTGACTCCCACGTGCCT GTTTTGGCTCCACTGCCCATTGGGTTTGCTGTGTTTGTTGTGCACCTGGCAACAATCCCCATCACCGGAACTGGAATCAACCCAGCAAGGAGCTTCGGCGCTGCTGTGATCTACAACAACGAGAAAGTCTGGGATGACCAC TGGATCTTCTGGGTCGGACCATTTGTGGGAGCACTGGCTGCGGCGGCGTACCACCAGTACATTCTGAGGGCGGCGGCGATCAAGGCGTTGGGATCATTCCGCAGCAACCCGACCCACTAA